One Frankia alni ACN14a DNA window includes the following coding sequences:
- a CDS encoding HypC/HybG/HupF family hydrogenase formation chaperone, with translation MCLGIPGRITEIWDDRGTRMALVDFGGVTRTVCLAYLPDATVGQYTIIHAGFALTSVDEDAARQTLAMFRDLGLLDTELGAAEVEASR, from the coding sequence ATGTGCCTGGGGATACCCGGCCGGATCACCGAGATCTGGGATGACCGCGGCACCCGGATGGCGCTCGTCGACTTCGGCGGCGTCACCAGGACCGTGTGCCTGGCCTACCTGCCCGACGCCACCGTCGGGCAGTACACGATCATCCATGCCGGTTTCGCGTTGACGAGCGTGGACGAGGACGCGGCGCGCCAGACGCTGGCGATGTTCCGCGACCTCGGGCTGCTCGACACCGAACTCGGCGCGGCCGAAGTCGAGGCGAGCCGGTGA
- the hypD gene encoding hydrogenase formation protein HypD produces MKYLTEFRDPDLARWLLDAIAATASRRWTLMEVCGGQTHAIIRHGLDQLLADQVEFIHGPGCPVCVTPLETIDRALAIAARPEVIFCSFGDMLRVPGSDTDLFTVKARGGDVRVVYSPLDAVSLAEAHPDRQVVFFAVGFETTAPANALAAVTARRRRLANFSMLVSHVLVPPAMSAVATAPGNRVEAFLAAGHVCTVMGTEQYEPLVAAHRMPIVVTGFEPLDLLDGVRHAVAQLEAGRAELANAYQRAVQPEGNPAARAILAEVFTVCDRAWRGIGTIPDSGWRLADAWRDFDAEIRFDVGGLTVAEPAACRSGAVLQGLLRPPDCAAFGTTCTPRRPLGATMVSAEGACAAYFQYRRLTPAGSAHSPDSTGPAAAMQA; encoded by the coding sequence GTGAAGTACCTGACGGAGTTCCGCGACCCGGACCTGGCCCGCTGGCTGCTGGACGCGATCGCCGCCACCGCGAGCCGGCGCTGGACGCTGATGGAGGTCTGCGGCGGCCAGACCCACGCGATCATCCGGCATGGGCTCGACCAGCTCCTCGCCGACCAGGTCGAGTTCATCCACGGACCCGGCTGCCCGGTCTGCGTGACGCCCCTGGAGACGATCGACCGGGCGCTGGCGATCGCCGCCCGGCCCGAGGTGATCTTCTGCTCGTTCGGGGACATGCTGCGGGTGCCGGGCAGCGACACCGACCTGTTCACCGTGAAGGCCCGCGGCGGGGACGTCCGGGTGGTGTACTCGCCGCTGGACGCCGTCAGCCTCGCCGAGGCCCATCCCGACCGCCAGGTCGTGTTCTTCGCGGTCGGCTTCGAGACGACCGCGCCGGCCAACGCGCTGGCGGCGGTGACGGCGCGCCGCCGCCGCCTGGCGAACTTCTCGATGCTCGTCAGCCACGTGCTGGTCCCGCCGGCGATGAGCGCGGTCGCCACCGCCCCGGGCAACCGGGTGGAGGCGTTCCTCGCGGCCGGCCACGTGTGCACGGTGATGGGCACCGAGCAGTACGAACCGCTGGTCGCCGCGCACCGGATGCCGATCGTCGTCACCGGGTTCGAGCCGCTGGACCTCCTCGACGGGGTACGCCACGCCGTCGCGCAGCTCGAGGCCGGCCGGGCCGAGCTCGCCAACGCCTACCAGCGGGCGGTGCAGCCCGAGGGCAACCCGGCCGCCCGGGCGATCCTGGCCGAGGTCTTCACGGTGTGCGACCGGGCCTGGCGGGGCATCGGGACGATCCCGGACTCGGGCTGGCGGCTCGCGGACGCGTGGCGCGACTTCGACGCGGAGATCCGGTTCGACGTCGGCGGCCTCACCGTCGCCGAACCGGCGGCGTGCCGCAGCGGCGCGGTGCTGCAGGGGCTGCTCCGGCCGCCTGACTGCGCGGCGTTCGGCACGACCTGCACGCCGCGCCGCCCGCTGGGAGCGACGATGGTCTCGGCGGAGGGGGCGTGCGCCGCCTACTTCCAGTACCGGCGCCTCACCCCGGCCGGCAGCGCCCACTCGCCGGACTCCACCGGGCCGGCGGCGGCGATGCAGGCATGA